The nucleotide window GTGGGTTTTCATGTTCCAGGTTACAAAATAAGGAGGTTTTTAATATGAGTCGTTATTCAATCGATGAGTTTGTGAGCAACACAAAGCAGCAGGATAAAGGGGAAGGGCTATTTGAATTGGAAACACCGCGTATGTTGGAGATCAACCTGGATGGACAGGTATGGTCAAAAGCAGGAGCGATGATATCGTATCGCGGCCAGATCAAGTTTGAGCGGGAGGGAGTTCTTGAACATGGTCTCGGCAAGATGTTCAAAAAAGCATTAACAGGTGAAGGTGCTTCACTAATGAAAGCAAATGGCAATGGAAAACTTTATCTGGCTGACCAGGGGAAGAAAATATCCATCTTGCATTTGCAAAATGAGGACATTTTCGTAAACGGAAATGACCTGCTGGCCTTTGAGCCTTCCATCAGCTGGGATATCAAGCTAATGCGCCGGGTCGCCGGAATGTTATCGGGTGGTTTGTTCAATGTCCGCCTCGAGGGTGTGGGAATGGTGACCATTACATCTCATTATGAGCCGCTGACCCTCATTGTCAGTCCGGATAATCCAGTATATACAGACCCGAACGCAACAGTAGCCTGGTCTGGTAATCTCCAGCCGGAATTTGTAACAGATATTTCGTTCAAAACATTCCTCGGCTGTGGAAGCGGCGAATCGATCCAGATGAAATTCACCGGGGATGGCTTCGTTGTCGTCCAGCCATTTGAAGAAGTCTATTATGCTCCGCAAGGTTAGGAGGCGAGAGAATGCCCTTGGATTTTTTTTATCCTCTTGGAGAAGAACCCATAAAGGATTCAGTCATCGATCTGCTGCCAGATGGATATAAGTTGGCTGCAGTCATTTTTTCTCCCTTTTTTAAAATGCCTGATGGCTGGAAATCACCGGATGGACCTAGCGATGAGGAAGTTTACCAGTTTGCTGATAGAGTGAGCTGGAAGGAAGTTCAAATTAGAACTCGATTCGATAGAATAGCTGATGTATCTATTGGGATAACGGCGTATGTCACAGGAGGCTGCGGTATTAATATCTACAAAAGGATGGATTTGTTCGAGAAAATTCAGAAGGCTATCCATCCGGAAGTTTTTTTTCCTAATGAGGATCAATTTTCAGTTCTGTTGATTGATGACATCTTAAAGGTTCTTACCTCCAAAGGAGCAACTAAAATCCTATACAATAAACTGATAGAGGGAGAAGGAGAGTTTGAATTAAAAGAATTAACCCTCGACCAAAAACTTTTCCTCTGTTCCGGCCCTATGTTCTTAATGGATGAACATAAGGAATTCGGTTTTACTTGTTACTTTGATGAAGTATCAATGGTTTTCTTTACGAAAGAAGATGATTTCAATTGCTTCAAAGGCACTGCTTTTGAAGGTGTGTATCTTGAAAAAGAAACACCGATCATTTGGGAAAACCATCAAGTCACCTATTTTCATTACAATAGAACATAGGGAAAAGGCATCGAACACATCGATGCCTTTTCTAATCCCATTCATAAGGAGTTTCCTGATAAACATAGTAATTCAGCCAATTGGAAAAGAACAAATGGGCATGTGATCTCCAGCGGTTTACCGGTTCCTTTTCGGGATCATCCTGTGGAAAATAATTCTCCGGTATGTCGATTTCAATGCCTTTTTTCTTATCTCTTAAGAATTCTTCGGCAAGTGTTGAAACTTCGTATTCAAGGTGGCCGGTGATCATGATTCTCCTGCTATCTTTGCTGGAAATAATTAGAGCACCGGCTTCATCAGATGAAGCCAACAGCTTCAGCTCAGGATGATTCTGCAAGGCCTTTTTGGAAATATCCGTATTCCTTGAATGAGGAGCAATGAATTCATCGTCGAACCCTCTTAATAGCTTCTCGGTATGGTCTAGGACTCTATGGGTGAATACGCCTGAGCATTTCCTCGGAAGAGTATGTTTATTGATGCCATAGTGATGATATAAGGCAGCCTGTGCTCCCCAGCAGATATGCAATGTGGACGTTACATTTCGCTCTGTCCAGTTGAGAATCTCCGTTAGTTCGTCCCAGTAGTTTACCTCCTCGAAATCCATCAACTCGATTGGTGCACCGGTAATGATCATGCCGTCATATTTTTTTTCTTTTACTTGATTGAAGGTTTGATAAAATTCTTCAAGATGATATTGTGACGTATTTTTTGCCTCGTATGTAGCCGTCTTTAGAAAAGTAATGTTCACCTGTAGTGGGGTATTTCCGAGCAAGCGGAGCAGCTGTCTTTCCGTTTTTTCTTTTTCAGGCATTAGATTCAGTATTAATATATTCAACGGCCGGATATCCTGTTTTGCAGCACGGCTATTATCCATGATAAAAATATTTTCTTTTTCCAGAATTTCTTTCGCTGGCAAGTGCAGCGGGATTTTTATTGGCAAAGTGTAACCTCCCTTTTGGAAAACAAAATCAATAATTTTTATTATAGTCTGAATTCTTTCGTGGAGCAATTGACTAAAGAGGAAATTTTATGACAAATGAATCTTTTTCACCTGATAATATTTCTCTGATGGTAAAATATAAGATGGTAAGCATATAGAGAATATCTGGGGGGATTGGAAATGGGAA belongs to Mesobacillus subterraneus and includes:
- a CDS encoding AIM24 family protein, giving the protein MSRYSIDEFVSNTKQQDKGEGLFELETPRMLEINLDGQVWSKAGAMISYRGQIKFEREGVLEHGLGKMFKKALTGEGASLMKANGNGKLYLADQGKKISILHLQNEDIFVNGNDLLAFEPSISWDIKLMRRVAGMLSGGLFNVRLEGVGMVTITSHYEPLTLIVSPDNPVYTDPNATVAWSGNLQPEFVTDISFKTFLGCGSGESIQMKFTGDGFVVVQPFEEVYYAPQG
- a CDS encoding DUF2711 family protein, yielding MPLDFFYPLGEEPIKDSVIDLLPDGYKLAAVIFSPFFKMPDGWKSPDGPSDEEVYQFADRVSWKEVQIRTRFDRIADVSIGITAYVTGGCGINIYKRMDLFEKIQKAIHPEVFFPNEDQFSVLLIDDILKVLTSKGATKILYNKLIEGEGEFELKELTLDQKLFLCSGPMFLMDEHKEFGFTCYFDEVSMVFFTKEDDFNCFKGTAFEGVYLEKETPIIWENHQVTYFHYNRT
- the metA gene encoding homoserine O-acetyltransferase MetA; translation: MPIKIPLHLPAKEILEKENIFIMDNSRAAKQDIRPLNILILNLMPEKEKTERQLLRLLGNTPLQVNITFLKTATYEAKNTSQYHLEEFYQTFNQVKEKKYDGMIITGAPIELMDFEEVNYWDELTEILNWTERNVTSTLHICWGAQAALYHHYGINKHTLPRKCSGVFTHRVLDHTEKLLRGFDDEFIAPHSRNTDISKKALQNHPELKLLASSDEAGALIISSKDSRRIMITGHLEYEVSTLAEEFLRDKKKGIEIDIPENYFPQDDPEKEPVNRWRSHAHLFFSNWLNYYVYQETPYEWD